Within the Acidihalobacter prosperus genome, the region CCAGTAAGGCCCGATCTTCAGCTGCAAGCGTCACGCTCGACAGCAGATCGGGCCGGCGCTCCCAGGTACGCCCCAGCGACTGCTTGCGCCGCCATTTTGCGATCTGCGCATGATTCCCTTCCAGCAGCACCGCAGGCACGGAAAGGTCGCCCATGCGCTCCGGCCGCGTGTAATGGGGGCAATCCAACAGGCCGTCCTGGAACGAGTCCTGCTCGGCCGACTCCGCGGCACCCAATACACCCGGCAAAACCCGGGTAATCGCATCGATCATGACCATTGCCGGCAACTCGCCACCACTCAGGACGTAATCGCCGATCGACCATTCCTCGTCCACTTCCAACTCGACCAAGCGCTCGTCGATGCCTTCGTAGCGCCCCGCCAGCAGCGTCAGGTTGCCATCGGCGAAACGCCTGACGGCTGCCTGGTCCAGGCGACGACCTTGCGGGCTGAGATAAACCACCCGCCCGGCGCCGTCATGCCGCGCCGCCTCGAGGGCCCGCCTGAGCGGCGCCACCTTCAACAACATGCCCGGCCCGCCGCCATAGGGGCGGTCGTCAACGGTGCGATGCCGGTCCGTGGTGTAGTCGCGCGGGTTCCAGGTGCGCAAACTCAGCAAGCCGCGTTCGACCGCGCGCCCCACGACGCCATAACGGGCCACCTCGGCCACGAAGTCCGGAAACAGGGTGACGACGTCGATGCGCATGCGCTGCCTCAGAAATCCGCATCCCAATCCACCTGCAGCTCACCGGCTTCCAGGTCGATGGCCCGCACCACGTGGGGACGAATGAACGGAATCAGACGCTCTCGGTCACCCCGCACCACCAGCACATCGTTCGCGCCGGTTTCCATCAAACGCTCGACCGCGCCAAGGCGGGAGCCATCCGCATTCACCACCGTCAGTCCGATCAGATCGGCCCAGTAGTACTCGCCTTCCGGCAGATCGGCCAGAGCCTCGCGCGCTATCGCCACCTCCAAACCACGCAAAAGCGCCGCCTGATCTCGATCTTCAACATCTTCGAAGCGCACTGCCAGCACCGGGCCGGACTGGGCACGCCCTTCGATCACGCGCCGCTCATGCCACTCACCTGCACGCCCCAACTGCCAAACCGGGAAGTCCAGCAGCGCCTCGGGCGGCTCGGCGTAGGAATGGACCTTGACCCACCCCTTGACGCCAAATGGCGCGGACACGCGCGCCATGCTCACCCGCCGCGTCATGCCAGACGGCGCCTCAGGCTGCCGACTTGCGCGCTTCCTTGATCAGTTGCGCAACACGCTCGCTGGGCGCGGCGCCCTGTGTCAGCCAGTGCTCGATACGCGCGGCATCCATGTGCAGGCGCTGCTCCTGACCACGCGCGACCGGGTTGAAGAAACCCAGACGCTCAATGTAGCCGGAGTCGCGACGACCGCGTGAGTCGGTCACAACGATGTGATAAAAGGGACGCTTCTTGGCGCCGCCTCTGGCCAGTCGAATCGTTACCATTTAGTCCTAGTCCTGATGCAAATGCATGAGGTATGCGCAAACGGCCGGAGCCGCTCTGCTACCGGGCCGGCAATTTTACGCGATTTGACACAAAAGTGAAGCGTCGGGCGCACGATACATCAAAAAGGCATCCCACCGCCGGGAATACGCCCCTTCATCGCACGCATCATCTTCGCCATGCCGCCTCCCTTCGAGAACTTTTTCATCGCCTTGCGCATCTGCAGATGCTGTTTGAGCAAACGATTCACGTCCTGCACCTCGGTGCCCGAACCGCCTGCAATACGGCGCTTGCGCGAACCCTTGATGATGTCGGGGAAACGGCGCTCCTCCAGGGTCATCGAATCGATGATGGCCATCATCCGCTTGACCTGGATGTCATTGGCCTGGCTCTTCACCGCCGCCGGCAACTGGCCCGCGCCGGGCAGCTTGTCCAACAGGCCTGCGACCCCGCCCATCTTGAGCATCTGTTCGAGCTGGTCGCGCAAATCGCCAAGATCGAAACCCTGCCCCTTCTGCACCTTGCGCGCCAGCTTGGCCGCCTTATCCTGATCGAAGCTGCGCTGCGCCTCCTCGACCAGCGTCACCACGTCGCCCATGCCGAGGATGCGCGAGGCGATGCGATCGGGATGGAAGGGCTCCAGTGCCTTGGTCTTTTCACCGACCCCAAGGAACTTGATGGGCTTGCCGGTAATCGCGCGCACCGACAACGCCGCGCCGCCCCGCGCATCGCCGTCGGCCTTGGTCAGCACCACGCCGGTCAACGGCAGGGCCTCGCCGAAGGCCCGGGCGGTATTGGCGGCATCCTGGCCGGTCATCGCGTCGACCACAAACAGGGTCTCGACCGGATCAAGGGCTTCGTGCAGGCGGCGGATCTCCGCCATCATCTCGGCATCGATGTGCAGACGACCGGCGGTATCGACCAGCAGGACGTCCTTGTGCTGGCGGCGCGCATGATCGACCGCATCCCGCGCGATGGCCACCGGATCCTGATCCGACCGACTGGGGAAGAAATCGACCTCGACCTCACGCGCAAGTGTTTCCAACTGCTGGATCGCGGCCGGGCGGTAGACGTCGCAGCTGACCACCATCACCGACTTGCCGCGCTCCTGCCTCAGCCAGCGTGCCAGCTTGCCCACGGTGGTGGTTTTGCCTGCACCCTGCAGACCGGCCATGAGCACGATCGCCGGCGGTTGCGCATTAAGATCGAGACGCTCGTTGGCGGTGCCCATCGCGGCCACCAGTTCGTCATTCACGATTTTGATGAACGCCTGGCCGGGCGTCAGGCTGCGAATGACTTCCTGGCCGATCGCGCGCGCCCGCACCGCCTCGATAAACGACTTGACGACAGGCAACGCGACGTCGGCCTCCAGCAACGCCATGCGCACCTCGCGCAGGGCATCCTGTATATTGTCCTCGGTCAATCGCGCCTGGCCCTTGAGTCGCTTGATCGTACCTGACAGGCGTTCGCTCAGACTTTCAAACATGTCGCGTTCCCGGATTCGTTGGACTGCGCATTATACGGGCTGTAGGCACACAGGGCACGGACGGCGGCCTCAGCTTCACCTCGTGACCGAAGATATGTAACTATGCTGACTATTTCAGCATCGACTGACGTTCATCTATGCAACTCGCACTCGCACTGCCGGCCATTCTGCTCTATCTGATCTGCACGCAGCAGATATGGAGGCGCCTGCGGCGGCGCGCGGCCGGCGCGGACATTCCCTGCGGGCGCGACATTGCCCTGTTGTGGATCGGCGCCCTGGTGCTGCACGGCCTTGCCATCTATACCGGTATCGCCAGCCCGGACGGGCTGACCCTGGGCATCACCCATGCGCTTTCACTGGTGGGCTGGCTTGTGGCGCTGCTGGTGCTAATTGCACTGCATTCCCGTCCGGTCGAGAATCTCGGCTTGATACTCCTGCCCTTCGCCGCGCTGACCCTGGCCGCCGAAACGATCTTCCCCGGCTCGCACGTGCTCGATCGCGCGGGCGATCTGTTGCTCGCGGTCCACATCTTCATCTCGCTGCTTGCCTACAGCCTGTTCGTCATCGCCGCGCTGCAATCGGGCGTCCTGTGGCTGCAGGACCGGCAGCTGCGCAACCATCGCCCCGGCGCCCTGCTGCGCGCCCTGCCTCCGCTAGAACACACCGAAACCGTACTGTTCCAGATCATCGGCCTGGGCTTTCTGCTTTTGACCGTGGCCATCGTCAGCGGGTTCGTGTACATCAGCGAATTTCCAGACGCCATCCAGCCTCAACAGATCATCCTGTTCACCATCTTTCTGTGTTCCTGGGTCATCTTCGCCACGTTGCTGCTGGGTCGCTGGCGCTTCGGCTGGCGCGGGCGCATCGCTATACGCTGGACCCTCAGCGGCTTCCTCATCCTGCTGCTCGCCTATTTCGGCACCGAAGTCGCGGTGACCCTGCTGACCTGAAGCCGCGCCGCGCAGGTGCTTGACAGTCCCGCGCGACGCCCCGTGTAATGGCGACATATCAACACTCTTAATCGATCCGCTTGGACCACTCCGATCTAGGCCTGCTGGGCCTCCTGCTGCTCGCGTTGGTGATGCTCTCCGCCTTTTTCTCCGGCTCGGAGACCGCACTGATGTCGCTCAACCGCTACCGGCTGAGGCACCTCGCCGAAAGCGGGCACCCCGGCGCCATGCGCGCACAAAAGCTGCTTGCCAAGCCGGACCGGCTGATCGGCCTGATCCTGCTCGGCAACAACTTCACCAACATCGTCATCACGCAGCTGGCCACCTATATCGGCTACGCCCTCTTCAACGAGGCTGGCGTGGCCATCGCCACCGGCGTCCTGACGCTGGCATTGCTGATCTTCGCCGAGGTTGCACCGAAAACGCTGGCGGTCCTGCACTCGGAACGCATCGCCTTCCCGGCTGCGTTTCTCTACGTGCCGCTGCTCACCCTGAGCTACCCGCTGGTCTGGCTGGTCAACCTGATGGCCAATTCGATCCTGCGCCTGATCGGCGTTTCGGCCGACGATGCGGATGCCCAGCCGATGAGCCGCGAGGAACTGCGCAGTGTGGTGAATCAGGCCAGCGGCCTGATTCCACGGCGACACCAGAAAATGCTGCTCAGCCTGCTCGATCTCGACAAGGCCACGGTCGAGGACATCATGGTCCCACGTAACGAAGTCATCGGGCTGGACCTGGACGATGACTGGGACAAGATCGTCGACCAGCTCGCGCACACACCGTATACCCGACTACCGGTATTCCGCGGCGACATCGACCGTGTCGCCGGCATCATCCACATCCGCCGCGTGTTTCAGCTCGAACAGCAAGGCTGCCTCGACCGCGACCATCTGCTCGCCAACCTGCGCGAACCCTACTTCATTCCCGAAGGCACCACGCTCAACCAGCAGCTGCTGCGTTTCCAGACCGAGCAGCGCCGCATCGGGCTGGTGGTCGACGAGTACGGCGATATCCAGGGCCTGGTGACGCTCGAAGATCTCCTCGAGGAGGTCGTGGGCGAATTCACCACCGACCCGACCGCCCACAGCCGCGATATCCTGCCCCAAGCCGACGGCAGCTTCATCATCGACGGCGCAACCCACATCCGCGAGATCAACCGCACGCTGGGCTGGCGACTGCCGACGAGAGGGCCGCGCACCCTCAATGGACTGATCCTCGAACATCTGGAAATGATCCCCGAACCTGGCACGACCGTCCTGATCGAAGGCCACCCCATCGAGGTCGTCCAACTCAAGAACAACGCCATACGAACCGCGCGCGCGCGCCCGAAACTGGCGCGCTTCCGCCCCCGCCAGGAACACTGAGACCATGGCCAAGCCCCGCATCGTGTATCAATGCAGCGCCTGCGGCGGGCAGTCGCCCAAATGGGGCGGGCAATGCCCCGACTGCGGCGCATGGAACACCCTGGTGGAGACTCGACAGACGGCTTCGCCCAGCCCATCCGGCCCGCCGCGCCATGTCGGCTATGCCGGCGCGCCCACGGTGCAATCGATGGACGATGTCGAACTGCGCGAAGAGCCGCGCACCTCGACCGGACTCGATGAGCTCGACCGCGTGCTCGGTGGCGGTCTCGTACACGGCTCCGTGGTGCTCATCGGCGGCGACCCCGGCATCGGCAAGTCGACCCTGCTGCTGCAGACCCTCGCCTTGCTGCCCGATCTCCCGTCGCTGTACGTCACCGGCGAGGAGTCCCTGCAGCAGGTAAGTCTGCGCGCACACCGGCTCGGGCTGCCGACCGTCGGCCTGCGCCTGCTCACCGAAACCTGCGTCGAGCGTCTGCTGGACACCGCATCCACCGAACGCCCGCGCGTGCTGGTGGTGGATTCGATCCAGACGCTCTATTCGGAATCGCTGCAGTCGGTGCCGGGCTCGGTCGGACAGATCAGGGAAAGCGCCGCGCAGCTGGTGCGCTACGCCAAACAAACGGACACCGCGGTCTTCATCATCGGACACGTCACCAAGGAAGGCGCGCTGGCCGGCCCCCGGGTGCTCGAACACATGGTCGATACCGTACTGTACTTCGAAGGCGATCCTGGCAGCCGTTACCGCGTCATGAGGGCGGTCAAGAATCGTTTCGGCGCCGTCAACGAACTCGGCGTGTTCGCCATGACCGAAGCCGGGCTCAAACCGGTTGCCAACCCCTCGGCCATCTTCCTCTCAAGACACCCCGAACCGGTCCCCGGCAGCGTGGTGATGGTGACGCGCGAGGGGACTCGACCCTTGCTGGTCGAGGTGCAGGCGCTGGTCGACGAAAGTCGCCAAGCCAGTCCTCGACGGGTAGCCGTGGGGCTCGAACAAAACCGGCTGGCCATGTTGCTGGCGGTCATGCACCGCCACGGCGGCCTCGCACTGTTCGATCAGGATGTCTTCATCAACGTGGTCGGCGGCGTGCGCGTCAGCGAAACCGCCGCCGACTTGGCCGTGCTGAGTGCGGCGCTGTCGAGTTTCCGCGACCGCCCCCTGGCCAGCGACCTGGTGATCTTCGGCGAGGTCGGACTGGCCGGCGAGATCCGCCCGGTACCCAATGGCGAGGAGCGGCTGCGCGAAGCCGCCAAACACGGCTACGCGCGCGCCATCGTGCCCAAGGCCAACGCACCCCGCCACGAGGTGGCGGGGATGCATGTCCAGGCCGTGCATCGCCTGGCGCAAGCCATCGAACTACTCTGAACAGCAGAGCCGGCCTTCAGGCCAGGTCCGCCGCCAGCGAACGCGCCGTGTCCTCCGGCAGCGGATCGCACACGAACTCGAAGCCGGCATAATCGATCCCCGCAGCGAGGGCCGCCCCGCTCTTGGCGGCGACGACCATCTCCGGAGCGAGCTCGAAACGCATGAAGTGCACGGAAGAGGTCTTTTCCTCGGTCTCGCGCTCCAAATCCTCGTCTGCGACGGCATAAACCTTGGCGTGCCCCTGAACACGAACCCACACCTTGTCCTCGACGTTGATCAGGCGCTTGAGCGCCTCGTCGCGCTCGAACTCGTCGGCATATTCGATCATGAAGGTGGCCTTCCAGTTACTGCCGTCGGGGATCAGCGGATTGTACGCCTCCAGTTCCTCCTCGATACCGGCGGCCTCGAAGATACGCTCCGCGCGCAGTATTTCCTGGATCTGGTACTGCATGGTCAGGCGATCCTCGAAATACAACGCGGCATGCTCGCCCAGCGCGACGCGACGGGGGCGCTTGTGCTGCATTACCCGGGCGCGAAACTCGGGGCGCACTTCGGCATAGCGCTCGAGCGTGTAAAGGTCGGAACGGTTCAATTTTTCCATGGCAGGGTCTCCTTGCAAACGGTGAACAGCGCCTTACGGCCCGCAAGACGCCAGGCAATACCATGCCGTCGCCCGTGTTGCACACGGGCCGGGTCGTGACGTGAACGGCCGGCCCGGCTGTCGCGGACCGGCGGGAAACTAGCGGCTACAAACCATAGGCCAGCCGCAGCAGCGTCAACGGATGCTCCGGCGG harbors:
- the trmD gene encoding tRNA (guanosine(37)-N1)-methyltransferase TrmD; the encoded protein is MRIDVVTLFPDFVAEVARYGVVGRAVERGLLSLRTWNPRDYTTDRHRTVDDRPYGGGPGMLLKVAPLRRALEAARHDGAGRVVYLSPQGRRLDQAAVRRFADGNLTLLAGRYEGIDERLVELEVDEEWSIGDYVLSGGELPAMVMIDAITRVLPGVLGAAESAEQDSFQDGLLDCPHYTRPERMGDLSVPAVLLEGNHAQIAKWRRKQSLGRTWERRPDLLSSVTLAAEDRALLDEYLAEREAGRSKR
- the rimM gene encoding ribosome maturation factor RimM (Essential for efficient processing of 16S rRNA) yields the protein MARVSAPFGVKGWVKVHSYAEPPEALLDFPVWQLGRAGEWHERRVIEGRAQSGPVLAVRFEDVEDRDQAALLRGLEVAIAREALADLPEGEYYWADLIGLTVVNADGSRLGAVERLMETGANDVLVVRGDRERLIPFIRPHVVRAIDLEAGELQVDWDADF
- the rpsP gene encoding 30S ribosomal protein S16, with protein sequence MVTIRLARGGAKKRPFYHIVVTDSRGRRDSGYIERLGFFNPVARGQEQRLHMDAARIEHWLTQGAAPSERVAQLIKEARKSAA
- the ffh gene encoding signal recognition particle protein codes for the protein MFESLSERLSGTIKRLKGQARLTEDNIQDALREVRMALLEADVALPVVKSFIEAVRARAIGQEVIRSLTPGQAFIKIVNDELVAAMGTANERLDLNAQPPAIVLMAGLQGAGKTTTVGKLARWLRQERGKSVMVVSCDVYRPAAIQQLETLAREVEVDFFPSRSDQDPVAIARDAVDHARRQHKDVLLVDTAGRLHIDAEMMAEIRRLHEALDPVETLFVVDAMTGQDAANTARAFGEALPLTGVVLTKADGDARGGAALSVRAITGKPIKFLGVGEKTKALEPFHPDRIASRILGMGDVVTLVEEAQRSFDQDKAAKLARKVQKGQGFDLGDLRDQLEQMLKMGGVAGLLDKLPGAGQLPAAVKSQANDIQVKRMMAIIDSMTLEERRFPDIIKGSRKRRIAGGSGTEVQDVNRLLKQHLQMRKAMKKFSKGGGMAKMMRAMKGRIPGGGMPF
- a CDS encoding cytochrome C assembly family protein, with translation MQLALALPAILLYLICTQQIWRRLRRRAAGADIPCGRDIALLWIGALVLHGLAIYTGIASPDGLTLGITHALSLVGWLVALLVLIALHSRPVENLGLILLPFAALTLAAETIFPGSHVLDRAGDLLLAVHIFISLLAYSLFVIAALQSGVLWLQDRQLRNHRPGALLRALPPLEHTETVLFQIIGLGFLLLTVAIVSGFVYISEFPDAIQPQQIILFTIFLCSWVIFATLLLGRWRFGWRGRIAIRWTLSGFLILLLAYFGTEVAVTLLT
- a CDS encoding HlyC/CorC family transporter; translation: MDHSDLGLLGLLLLALVMLSAFFSGSETALMSLNRYRLRHLAESGHPGAMRAQKLLAKPDRLIGLILLGNNFTNIVITQLATYIGYALFNEAGVAIATGVLTLALLIFAEVAPKTLAVLHSERIAFPAAFLYVPLLTLSYPLVWLVNLMANSILRLIGVSADDADAQPMSREELRSVVNQASGLIPRRHQKMLLSLLDLDKATVEDIMVPRNEVIGLDLDDDWDKIVDQLAHTPYTRLPVFRGDIDRVAGIIHIRRVFQLEQQGCLDRDHLLANLREPYFIPEGTTLNQQLLRFQTEQRRIGLVVDEYGDIQGLVTLEDLLEEVVGEFTTDPTAHSRDILPQADGSFIIDGATHIREINRTLGWRLPTRGPRTLNGLILEHLEMIPEPGTTVLIEGHPIEVVQLKNNAIRTARARPKLARFRPRQEH
- the radA gene encoding DNA repair protein RadA, with protein sequence MAKPRIVYQCSACGGQSPKWGGQCPDCGAWNTLVETRQTASPSPSGPPRHVGYAGAPTVQSMDDVELREEPRTSTGLDELDRVLGGGLVHGSVVLIGGDPGIGKSTLLLQTLALLPDLPSLYVTGEESLQQVSLRAHRLGLPTVGLRLLTETCVERLLDTASTERPRVLVVDSIQTLYSESLQSVPGSVGQIRESAAQLVRYAKQTDTAVFIIGHVTKEGALAGPRVLEHMVDTVLYFEGDPGSRYRVMRAVKNRFGAVNELGVFAMTEAGLKPVANPSAIFLSRHPEPVPGSVVMVTREGTRPLLVEVQALVDESRQASPRRVAVGLEQNRLAMLLAVMHRHGGLALFDQDVFINVVGGVRVSETAADLAVLSAALSSFRDRPLASDLVIFGEVGLAGEIRPVPNGEERLREAAKHGYARAIVPKANAPRHEVAGMHVQAVHRLAQAIELL
- a CDS encoding DUF3501 family protein, which codes for MEKLNRSDLYTLERYAEVRPEFRARVMQHKRPRRVALGEHAALYFEDRLTMQYQIQEILRAERIFEAAGIEEELEAYNPLIPDGSNWKATFMIEYADEFERDEALKRLINVEDKVWVRVQGHAKVYAVADEDLERETEEKTSSVHFMRFELAPEMVVAAKSGAALAAGIDYAGFEFVCDPLPEDTARSLAADLA